GTGCGGCCAAATACTTATGTGATTCTCGAGCATTTTGCCCCCAACAACGAGGAACGCGAGCTGGCTGCTTACGGAATGCTCATCTGGGGCAATATGAACCATGCTTATGCACAATCGACCATGGGCTATGTGGATGGTTCTAACTTCTCGGGTGTGAGCTGGAAATCAAGAGGTTGGAATCATCCACACCTGGTAGGTTACATGGAAAGCCACGACGAAGAAAGGCAAATGTTCAAGAACCTCACCTATGGCAATACTTCCAATGCAGGTCACAATGTGAAATCACTGCCTGTTGCCGTCAAGCGTTCTGCAGCAGCAGCTTCTATGTTTCTGCTTGTTCCCGGCCCGAAAATGATCTGGCAATTTGGTGAGCTGGGCTATGATGTGTCCATTGATGTGCCATGCCGGGTATGTCCCAAGCCTATACGCTGGGAATATCAGCAGAACTGGGACCGCAGGTTATTATTCAATTACTATAAAAGTCTGATCGAGCTTCGCAAATCGCACCCCGTTTTCAGCACAACCGACTTTACCATCACCGCCAGTACCCTGCAAAAAAATCTGACCCTGTTCCATCCGGATATGTCGGTTTCGGTTGTGGCCAATTTTGATGTGCAGCCGCGTGCGGTGAATCCTCAGTTCTATTTTGCCGGTAAATGGTATGATTACTTCACAGGCGATTCCATTCAGGTAGTCAATACCGGTGACCCAATTCAACTAGGTCCCGGCGAATTCAAGGTCTTTACCAGCAAAAGATTGGCCCGGCCCGCATTTGTCGGACTCGACGAAACCACTTACAGTCCGGTGATTGATCTGCGCATTTCGCCCAACCCATTTGACAATCAGATTAATTTGTTGCTCAATCTGGCCACGGGTTCAAGGGTGCGCATCGAACTGGTCAACCTTTTCGGCCAGGTTGTCGAGCAACTTTACGAAGGGCAGCTGCAGGCTGGAAGTCATCCCCTCAGGCTTACTTCCACAGCACGTATCAGTTCAGGGAAGTATTTTTTGAGAATCGATACTGGAAATTCCTACGTGACGCGAAAGATTGTAAAGCAATAAACTGCCTAAGCCGGCCTTCGGGCCGGTTTTTTTATGGCAACACCGGGGTGGCGTTAAGGTTCTGAATGCAGATATCAGAAGCTGTAATCACTGTGTCGGGAGCTACGGCCCGGTAGCTGACGCGAATGCTTCCGGCTTTTACCGTGCCCGTGGCGCCTGCCAAAACACTGTCTTCAGGGCCGAGAGCGACAGTAATTGTGGCAGGCAACTCAGGTGACAGAACAATCACCTTGCCGTCGGGTCCGTAGTAAAACCACTGACTTACAGCATGTTCGCCCGTGCTGCTGAGCTCATAGGTTACAACCAGCTGATCAAGGGTGTTGATGTGCAAAGCGGTTTTAACCCGACAATCCATAGGAGCGATCACCGGCTCATCGGCACAGGATAGGATGCCCAATGCAAGACAGCATAGCACAAGGAAGCGTCCTGCATTCATTGGCTTTCGAACTGGCTCATGAACTGCTGTTTATCAACGATATACCTGACATGCGTGCCATGCCCGGCTATGGATTCGCCTTCCCATACCGAAACATCGAAAACGATCTTTCGGCCAAGGACTTCAATGACACGGCTCTCGCAAAACAATTTTTTGCCAACCGGGCTGGCTTTCAGGTGGCGGATATTGATGGAAGCGCCCACGCTGGTCAGGTGTGGTGGCAAATAATCGTTGATGCTTTGCAAGGCGGTATTCTCCATCATGGCCACCATGGCCGGAGTGGCAAAAACCTCAACAAGCCCTGAGCCGTAGGTTGCCGCAGTTTTGTCGGGAGTTACAATCAGCTCAGTTTTGCCCCGAAGGCCCAGCGGGATGGCAATTTCATTGCTCATGACCGGTATTTGTGAAATGGAGGTGAACTATTTGTTTTGTATCAGGATGCAGGCTTAGGGCCACCGGGCAGGTGCGCGAAGCCAGCTCCAGCAGTTTTTTCTGTTTTTCGGTATATTCCTCTGGCGGAAAGTAAATTTGGATATGGATCTCTGCAATCCGGCGAGGACCCGATCCCATAATTTTTTGTACTTCCGCGCGGGCACCTTCAATCCTGAAACCATGTTCGCGGGCCGAAATACCCATGATGGTCAGCATGCACGACGCCAGCGCCGACGACACCAGATCGGTAGGAGAGAAATATGCCCCTCGTCCCTGATTGTCCACAGGGGCATCCGTAACCACCTCGCTGCCTGAGCGCAGGTGCGTCATTACCGTGCGCAGGTCGCCCAGATATTCAACAGTAAAATCTGCCATTTTTTGCACCAAATTTATAATTTTTGGGTTGTGGTTTAGCTGCATCAAAGCCGAACTTTCATTTCTGCTTAAAAATAAAAAAGCCCTCCGACTCGCATCGGAAGGCCCAAACCAAATTAAAACAAAACGTTAGGTGGAGAGTATCTTCAGGAGGATTATTTCTTCTCCTCTTTGCACTCGGTTTTCTTGCTGCAGCACTCTTTCTTTGCAGTGCGCTCGCTCTTCTTTGGTTCTTCTTTCTTGGGCTCGTTGTCCTGACGTACCATTTCAACAACACTGCCGGAGGCGATCACCTGGTTAACAGGAAGGGCAAAAGCAACAAAGGCTGCAAACGAAAGTACAATAGCTAATTTTTTCATGGGTCTTAAGGTTTTGTATTATTGCTGGCCAAAGATAGAAGCAAAAAAGTTTCGTGAACCGTTAAGGCGCTGTTAATGTCTCTTAACAAGATGTTAAATAGCTATTGGATTCAGATATGTCCCTAGCCTGAGTTTAAATTTTGTAAGCCTCTAATGCTGTGCTGGTAAGCTTTTTCATGGTTTTAAAAGATGTTTTTCTTTCCTGAAAGAAATGTGCTTGTGACGCAATGGGTTGATTGCTAATTTAGTGCTTTATTTGGGGCATGAATAATCATAGGTTTAATCTGCTGACTTACCTGGCTGCCGTGGGTTTTCTGGGTATTTTGCTCACTCAGGCATACCTGGTTTACAACGGGTTGGCTTTGCGGAAAGAGCTCTTCAACCGCGGTATGGAGCTTGCCCTTCAATCGGCACTGAACAAGGTGGCTGAAATGCAGGTGGAGAAAAAAATCAGGTGTATTGAGTCGGGCGGGAGCTGCAGTGATATGTTCAACACCATTGAGGCTGCCATTCCTCCCGGCATGATTGATTCGCTCCTTGCCCGGGAAATGCAACAGTTTGAATTCGTAGGTGCCTACTATTATGCTGTATTCAACCGAGCGAACCGGCAGTTTGCCATGGGAAATTATATGGGCTTTGAGGAAAGGATCGTCAATAGCAGCTATCAGGTAAGCCTGAGGCCTGTTTATGGCAGGGGCGATTATGTGCTGTCGGTATATGTTGCCGAACCGGAGCTGTGGCGGATGAGGAGGTTGGTTTTTTGGGTAGGGCTGTCGGTTGTATTTCTGTTTTTATTGTTGTTTTCTTTTTGGTCCACTGTGCGTATTGCCCGCAGGCAGAAACGCCTTTCCCGCGTTAAAGCCGACTTTATCAACAACATGACGCACGAGCTCAAAACGCCTATTGCCTCCATCAGCCTTGCAGCCGAAATGCTTTCGAAGCCGGTGGTTGTGCAGGACAGCGAAAAAATCCTTCGTTATGCCTCTGTTTTGAAAAGCGAAAGTGTTCGGTTGCAGACATTGGTGGATCACGTGTTGATGAGTGCCATGCTCGAGGAGAGCAAAGTGAGGCTCAATCTGCAGCAAGGCAGCCTGCAGCAACTTGTGGAACAAGTGTTGCCGGCATTCAGCCAACGTATAACCGAACTCAACGGAACGATTGAATTGGAATTGGCACCAGAGTTGCCCATGTTGAATTTCGACAAATTGCACATGGCCAATGTGTTGAGCAATCTGCTCGACAATGCCATAAAATACAGCAGGGGTGCCCCGACAATAAAACTGAGCCTGGGGCAATCAGGTCAGCATCAGGTGATATCTGTGGCAGATAAAGGCATGGGCATCCCACCCGAGGAAATAGACCTGATTTTCAAAAACCTTTACAGGTCGCACACAGGCAACCTGCATGATGTAAAAGGTTTCGGAATAGGACTTTTCTATGTCAAAAAGATTGTAGAACTTCACGGCGGAAAAATTACCGTTGAGAGCCACCCTGGTCAGGGTTCGGTTTTCAGGGTTTTTATGCCGGCCAAAACAATGCAAATAACGTCATGAGCATGGAACCGGTTAATGACGCAATCAGGCTTCTGGTAGTGGAGGACGATCCGAACCTGAGGATGCTTCTGCACGACTACCTTGAGCTGATGAAGTTTAGTGTGGAGACCGCGGCCGATGGAGCGCAGGGGCTTCAATTGGCGCTCAATGGCCAATACGACCTTTATGTATTGGATGTGATGCTTCCAAAAATGGATGGGTTCAGCCTGGCTGGAAAGATCAGGGAAAATGACCCCGGAACACCTATTATCTTTCTCACTGCCAAAACCATGCAGGAAGACCGCATTACCGGTTTTATGCAAGGTTGCGACGATTACATCAC
This window of the Bacteroidota bacterium genome carries:
- a CDS encoding OsmC family protein, which translates into the protein MADFTVEYLGDLRTVMTHLRSGSEVVTDAPVDNQGRGAYFSPTDLVSSALASCMLTIMGISAREHGFRIEGARAEVQKIMGSGPRRIAEIHIQIYFPPEEYTEKQKKLLELASRTCPVALSLHPDTKQIVHLHFTNTGHEQ
- a CDS encoding HAMP domain-containing histidine kinase — encoded protein: MNNHRFNLLTYLAAVGFLGILLTQAYLVYNGLALRKELFNRGMELALQSALNKVAEMQVEKKIRCIESGGSCSDMFNTIEAAIPPGMIDSLLAREMQQFEFVGAYYYAVFNRANRQFAMGNYMGFEERIVNSSYQVSLRPVYGRGDYVLSVYVAEPELWRMRRLVFWVGLSVVFLFLLLFSFWSTVRIARRQKRLSRVKADFINNMTHELKTPIASISLAAEMLSKPVVVQDSEKILRYASVLKSESVRLQTLVDHVLMSAMLEESKVRLNLQQGSLQQLVEQVLPAFSQRITELNGTIELELAPELPMLNFDKLHMANVLSNLLDNAIKYSRGAPTIKLSLGQSGQHQVISVADKGMGIPPEEIDLIFKNLYRSHTGNLHDVKGFGIGLFYVKKIVELHGGKITVESHPGQGSVFRVFMPAKTMQITS
- a CDS encoding thioesterase family protein is translated as MSNEIAIPLGLRGKTELIVTPDKTAATYGSGLVEVFATPAMVAMMENTALQSINDYLPPHLTSVGASINIRHLKASPVGKKLFCESRVIEVLGRKIVFDVSVWEGESIAGHGTHVRYIVDKQQFMSQFESQ